Within Sander vitreus isolate 19-12246 chromosome 23, sanVit1, whole genome shotgun sequence, the genomic segment aaaagaaattgcaTGAAATTAGTGGTGAGTATCTGCAGATATTCAACTGTGTGTTGCAAAAAATTATAAAAGCACTGTAAAACCAGAATTTgtcaatggtgtgtgtgtgtgtgtgtgtgtgtgtgtgtgtgtgtgtgtgtgtgtgtgtgtgtgtgtgtgtgtgtgtgtgtgtgtgtgtgtgtactatgaGAGTGTGTTATAGCATGCATGCGTGTTTTGCACATGTTGAAGGCTGCAGTCAAGACCAAAACAGATGTTAGGTATTAATGAGCCATGTCCTAGTCCTCCATAgatgctgtgtttgtgtataggtttttatttgtgtgtgtgtgtgtgtgtgtgcataagttGATAAGGTTCCATCTGTTCCTCCACATTAACTATTCACCTATATTAATCTGAAGATGCTTTACATGTAGAGCTGTGTAATTGTAATTTAACCAGTTACTTAATTTCTGTCTCTACGGCATAATCTCTCCATAATCAagatcttttttgttgttttttacctcCTTATGCCACTGTTTTCACATCCCTACCTGCTCGCCTGCCAATCCTTCCTTCTGCTCCTATAGCTCCCTTCGGTCTGTGCAGATTTTGATTAAGACTGATTTCATTTCACACATGACATATTTTTGCAGCTGCAAAGCCAATATGTTAAAGTGTTAATAAAGTAATTACTTTATAACATTttgtcaatacattttttataggATCTTAAATGGAATCAATTTAATGTCTCTCATGAAATACCTTAGTTTAAGCCAATCCTATATGCTTAAGGGGCACCGCATGACTCCGTAATGAAGGGGAAACAGACCACATATTTAACAGAAAATATGCGCAAGTGCCTTCCCTCCACTTCCCAtcatccctccttccctcttccCTCCAGTTCAATGAAAAGGCCATGTACGCATCATGCTTTGAGAACCTGGTTCAGGCCAACGTCCGCAACAAGAGGATGCTGAAAGATGCTGTGCAGAGCATCACGGCCAAGGGTATCACCAACTACAGAGGCGGCTTTGAGCTGGCGTTCGAGCAGCTCGCACAGGTAAAGTGTCAGCGTGGGCATTTGTGTGGTATCTGGCTACCATAAGGGCGTAGGAGTATGTGTGTTTACTGGATGGTGGTAGGGATGATAACGTTGTGGACAGGACTGTCAATCTGTTGTGTTTGATCATTTTATTCTGCAATGTCCCTTGGCATATGCAGACCAACCCAGAGGCTTGATGATGTCTGTGAAATCTACTTAACAGTCTGATGTAACTTATGTTCATTTAATGTATCATTTTCATTCAATTATGAAATTAATGATGGAACATAGGACTCACTGACAACTCAATCCCAGTGGTGTTTTTATAATGAGTGAGTATATGCCGACCTCTTGTGGTTGTTTCGGACATTGCAGATTTTTGTATCAGTGCAAGAGCTCATGTTTCCCTTCTGTAACTGTATAAAGAGGATATAACCTTCACTTCCTTTTGCAACCACTTGTTCAGTCTGTTACTAAcaacaatacaaatgttttaattCACTTCCTTGTTTGAATAGTGCTTAAAATACAGACATTTTGCCTTTGTGTCCACTAGATGAATGTGTCAAGGGCCAACTGTAACAAGATTATCATGCTGTTCACTGacggaggagaagagagggcaGAGGAAATCTTTGAAAAATACAACCCAAAGCAGGCGGTAGGACTGTAAACACAAGATTCTCAGAGAGTAAAATACGGCAGTATTTTATCACCATATTCAGTTTTTTACTCTTCTTCTTTTCATAGGTGCGcatatttacattttcagtTGGTCAACACAACTACGACAAAGGACCAATACAGTGGATGGCCTGCGCTAATAAAGGTACAAAGTTGCATTTGACATGCATCACACATCTGATGCATATTCTTCTGTAGCATGATGAAAATACTTTGAAGTGCCTGTGatccaaatgtaaacaaaatgattttaaatgatTGACAGGTCTTTGATAGCACcagacaacaaaaatatgttacgTTAATGCTTTCTATATTAGTAATATTTTGTAGACACACAATTTTAATTATGAGCATCTGTcacaacacacaacatgcacaatatttcatttattgtgaGCACACCTTTATTTTAGATGATCATAACCCTTTAAGTTCatttttaagtttgttttaGTCAACCTGAAGTAAGAGGTGGGTGGGGTTTGTTTTTCAGTACAATTCTCATTTTTATTAGGTAGGTTATCAATCCCAGAATAGGAAAAAATAGCTTTTTAACATTATATTACCAGATAGATATGAATAAATGAAGCTTCTGTTATCACAATGgatgttaaataaagttaaataaaaataaaagttaaataaactgtttttcttctttttctcaggGTACTACTATGAGATTCCATCTATAGGTGCCATCAGGATCAACACTCAGGTAAACTCAAATAACAACATTGCCTTAAATACACTTGTGTATCcattaggggtgcaagatatatcgactcaatatcgttatcgcaatatcacttTGCGCAAAATTATATTaaaagtgtcgcaataagtatgcaatatttagtttattttgtggagcgctgcgtcccgtctgtTGGCtatgtggcttagttgtgtttgatttagagcccgcttgaaaagCTATAtgatgatcatgtttcattggccagttaccatgccacttgcacatgttagtacaCGTCAGCACAcggtacaaccagtaaaacatgtcctgttctgtagacatggtcgttatttatttattcatgttgtaccagtccaatatgaccgtcagttgaaataaaccttgtgttgtaagaaaacttgtttaatttgttattaaTCTATTTTGATTTTCATAATggtacattttgtaattttacatgtgtttaaaaatatcaaaattaatattgatatcgcaatattcctaatcgatatcgcaatatcacatttgtcaatatcgtgcaaccctagtatCCATTAATGGCTGCTACTGTACTTGTCTTTCACTCCAGCTCCCTCCCTGGCTGACTTAACTAGTTGTGAGTTGTGCCCTCTTGTGGTGGAATGACTTACGTGCACGTAGCAAATTAAACCTGAAATCCGTCCTTCATCCTTTGCAGGAGTACCTGGATGTTTTGGGCAGGCCAATGGTAAAGGCTGACAGAAGGGCCAAGCAGGTTCAGTGGACCAACGTCTACCTGGACGCACTGGTATGTGTCGTGTGGTATAACTGACACACAGTTTATGTAAAGTGTGGGAAAAGAAAATGGCATTTGTAGTCAAATGTGGAGCTCtgcaagaaagagaagaaacatGTTTTCTGTCAAATGAAGAATTCTAGATAAGTCTTGTTCAATTATGCTAAACATTTGCTGTTTGTCATCACGCTAAACTCAACTTCAACTCTGTTGCAGAAATTGTTTGTGAAATGACAAATTAACTTCATTTCAAAAAAATGCTGCATCcatcagtttttttgtgatgcTCAAGCTTCTGTCAAGATGAACTTTTAGGCGACAGTGTAGATAAGAAACCAGTCTGGTAAACTGAGCCAAATGGTTTGGATATTGTCATTCGTTTACTGATAAGAAGCTGTCAAAGTTTGTGACTGTGTTGACCTTGTCACCACCAGAAATGTTTCTGCCTTTTGTTACGGttaacatgttatttttaaGCTGTAGCtggttaatgttattttttttatacatcttATGTGTTAATCAGAGAAATCATACAAAAAGAAAGTGACTAATTTGCCTACATATTCAATATGTTGTATGTTTCATCTTTCAGGAGCTTGGCCTGGTGATCACTGGAACTCTGCCGGTCTTCAACAAGACCAACACAGGCTCAAAGGTAAACAGAAGACTACTTTTGGATGCTCTTGTTGCTCATTTAATGTAGATTCAAATGTACTAATGCATTTTATTGACATAGTTATTGTGAGTCCTACCTTTTTTTAATATCAAACATGCTTATTTCCAGATATGTTTCTTGATTCACTCACTGAATTGACTTACTGACTAAATGTACTGTTTGTCTGACACTTTGACCCCATGGGAGAATTTAAGTCTGCGGTTTTGTGACACACCATAATGTTTACCAgactataaaaacaaacacacaacatgaaTACTCTCAAATATCGTCTCATCCTTCACTTTCATCCTCCTCTTTCTTGTGGCACTTCCTTGTATCCTTTGTTGACTCTGAGGTCCCTCAGAGCTCTCCCACGTGCCTCCGCAGGAAGACATTCGAGCATGTCATAAAGCAAAAATCAAACCTGCAGATCAGAGAGACAAATGATCCGGTAGCTAAGTGCTTCAAGATGAGTTTACATGTCTACCTCGAAAGACTCGGGGTAACCTCCCCTATGGCTGGAGACGAAGGCTGGAAATGCCTTATCAGTGACTCATGACGGCATGTAAAGCTTTTGGGAATGAGACTGTCCAGATTTCTATTGCACCCCATTTCCTGTGCACAGTGGAAAATGACTCATCCAGAAAGAACAACAGGACACATAAGTGGGTCTTACAGTGACTCTTTCTAccccttccttcctcttctccacccccccccccaattgtTTTCTCTCAGAAATCTCAAAACCAGCTCATCTTGGGAGTTATGGCCATTGATGTCTCCCTGGATGATATCAAGAGACTGACGCCTCGCTTTACTGTAAgagcacacactacacacatgaacacaggaTTTTGTACCAGGATTCctcagtttttattttcactgaTATCTCCCTCTATATTTCTCTTTTCCTGTAGTTTGGACCAAATGGCTACTACTTTGCCATTGACCCCAATGGATACGTGCTGCTCCACCCTAATCTCCAGCCACTGGTAAGCCATATCACTTGACTTTAATTCAGAGTAACCAGACGTTTGCTTTTTCTAGGGGCAGTGCTGTCTGGTTTGCTTAAACCAAGTAGTTGCTCATTTACtggctggggggaaaaaacatgaCATTCCTGAATAGTCAACAGGCTTTttagtagagatgttccgatagtttatttatgttgtttttccgttataactgactgtcaaacttcATAATAAAGtgtcattcatgtttcacaaagagtttaacctgagccagaccgacaacaaagatataaataatatcacatccatacagggatagtagtatacagttgttaaaacataataaaatatatgacacactggtatcggatcggcactcagtatcggccgatacgcaagttcaggtatcggaatcggtatcgggaagcaaaaaatggtatcgggccatctctacttTTTAGACTAAGAATACATAAAGATTGGTGTATATTGCAGCCCATAGACAATTCCTATTATTACTTACTATTATTATCTCTGCTGCAGATACACTGTTAGCCTGAATGACTACACTGACTTAACGTGTATCATTTGGCAGTCTGTTCCGTTCATGTTCTAAAAATGTCCCAATCATATGGGTCCAGACTAGAGTGATGTTTGTTGAAAGCATGGCAAGATGTTTCTCATTGACCTTTGAGATACACACTCTTCTTGTAAATTATGCATGCACATATTGGACACAGATGattacaacatttaaaaaatagtgTCAACAGGAGAATTTGTCCATAATTAATGCCCTGTTCAAGGCTACAAAAATCTGTTTTGGAAACAGAAGATCAGTAACTGATGTTTACTGTTCCATTTCTCTGCTTTGTAGTCAAGGCCCACAGattataaagtatatatatatatacacagagacTAATtgcttgtgtttctgtgtagaCTGCCAAGTTTCATGAACCTGTTACGCTGGACTTCCTGGATGCAGAACTGGAGAATGACATCAAAGTGGAGGTTTGGAAAATGGATTATTCCAACTCTTACGACTCCATAAGCTCAAATCAGATCAATAGCACTGTCATTTCTGAATATAGCATGATTGATTTATCGTCTCCATTTTAAATAGAGTTAATTAATTTTATGTTTGATCATTTGGTCAACAGATGAGAAAGAAAATGATCGACGGTCTAACAGGGAATTACACAATATCTACATTGGTGAAATCCCAAGATGAGGTAATTTTATATTGACAGGATGTTGGAGTCCATGACAGTTCTAAACatatttgcttaaaaaaaatgtaacatgtacTGACGAAACTGTTGCCCTCAAAGCGCTACATTGACTTAGGCCAGAGGATGTACACCTTTGCACCAGTGAAGGGGACGGATTACAGGTAAATATCATATTTTAGGTATGAAATGATAAATCCTTTGTATGTGTTAAgtactttttttaacaaacttCAGTCCAGAAATAGACAAACTCTGGATGCTTTGCACTGACACAGTTTCCAAAATGTTCATCATCATTGCATAAAACCATTTAGTTATCTTTGGGATTGGAGCTGGACTGTGGTCTTAAGTTCAAGACAAAGTCCAGGCACACTTTAGAGTGATCTATGTAAAGCCATGAGGGACCAGTGTTCACGACTTATGTTTACTTATTGGAAAATTCAGCCACCTGCTAAAAAATCCTTAGCAGGACTTACTGAAAGATTTGctatgctgattttttttttaaacacagaagGAAACattcaatgtttttattgtgtgtttttgcatgtgaTTTGATTGGTTGAGCAAAATGATGTGCATGCATTTAATGTCTCAGACAATGGTTCAAACAAAAATATGGATTTACAAAAATTCATGCACAATTCTTCTATAAAATCACaaaatagtagtagcagtacaGAAGcttaaataattttttgtatGGCAAGAAAAGTTCCATGTAAATATACACTACATACTGTTatgatatttgtgtgtgtgtgtgtgtgtgtgtgtgtgtgtgtgtgtgtgtgtgtgtgtgtgtgtgtgtgtgtgtgtgtgtcctctttcAGCCTGGCCCTGGTCCTTCCTGACTACAGTATGCATTACATCCGGGCCAACATTGCAGACACAATCACCCAGGCAAAATGTAAGTGCCATCTAAATCAGTTCAATCACTTGTACCATTCTTAGTTTTTCCACTGAGTAACATTTACCTCCATTAATATAGACAGTAGACAAATAGTGCTGGATGGAAAATTACTGCTAATGTTCTAGTGACATTATTGCTCTTCATGTAAGGCTGAGAAACACTCGTGCCTCAGCTTATGGTTCCTATCCATCACTTATAGTGCCCCATGCAcatacacaaccacatacaTCTATACTACCCCTGCATGCCCTTGCCTCTTGTGTCGCTATGGCAACACACACCCTCAGTTGTGGTGCTGTTCAAGGTTTTTGTTGCCAGACAGCGGGACGAGTGGCTCCAGTGTCCGCTTTCACACATATAGTACTCATCAATTCATTTACAGCTAAGTAACTCTGTTAACTCtgttgctgtgtctgtgtgtgtgtgtgtgtgtgtgtgtgtgtgtgtgtgtgtgtgtgtgtgtgtgtgtgtgtgtgtgtgtgtgtgtgtgtgtgtgtgcgcatgtgcgtgtttgtgtgtgttcatgttcatgCTTAAGCCTATATCTAACACCATACAGTGGATCAGAGGTTCCATATGTGTGGCGTTGTCGTCTCATGTCCCTCTGTTCCCACTAGTAAAAGATGTCATTGACTTATAGTGTTACTCAAAGGAcagttttattgtgtgtgtgtgtgtgtgtgtgtgtgtgtgtgtgtgtgtgtgtgtgtgtgtgtgtgtgtgtgtgtgtgtgtgttcactgccTTTATGGAGCCATCCCTGGCTAgagtctgtccctctgtctgtatGTTTTCTGGTCTGCCTGGCTGCACTCAATAGCCAAAAGTGGGCTTTAAAGAATGTTTTGGTAACTTTGTGATGCACAGCGAACTAGCCTTGACAACCATACTTATGGTTTAGTATgttctaaaaaacacacacactattaccAACTAATTTCCAATGTGTATCATACATTAAAAGTTTAAAGTGTATCATTGATTATAAGTCTGATTTCCCACATTTAGTCAGCAGTTGGTTACTCTTTATTCCAGAAAGCTGTAAAACATCAACTGGCAGAGACTTGAAGTTTGCTTGACCTCggtaatccatcacagtgaaAATTTCATcgcctttatttttttcattaagtGCAGTTGTGAAGCAGGGACCAGTTTAAAAACACTCCGTGGTGGTGCTTTTAAGATTCTTCCAATGTCTGATATGTAGTTGTTGGCATGGCAACTTAATGCTTGAGCAATTATGTGAAAAAATAAGCCCAGAGGacacaaatgtttttcttttttttaaagatgatatGAATTTGGTCGTTTTGCTGACATTTTGACTTATCCATGAACTCACCAACAGAGATAGTAAATGACTTTAACAATATCAAGGTAACAAAATGCATGTTGATTTTCACGGTAGCAGACAATGGCTGCTTAAATGGTAGGGAAAAAATATGTGAACTGTACATATGCAATAGCTGTAATTATAGTTAGAACATAGAAACCCAGTGATTGGGTCCTTTTTATTATGAAGGCACTATGCACACAGGGGTCAATGTCATTATGGAGAACAAGCCGGAGCCTTAATGACTACATTGCCAAACCCCAAATCTAAAACCGAGTCTTAACCCTATAATTCAATGGATAATCtagtgatgtttttttccctaaGAAGAAGGGAAGTCCTCCTCATGTGACTGCATGaacagattgttgttcccacaACGTCTTTACAGATGACACTACAGATGAAAACTAGCCTTTTGACTAAATCTGGcatgtttacagaaatgtttacTAATATGCACTGTccttttcaaataaaataaagattacACACATaaccacacatacaaacacgcACATCTTAAACCTAAATTACCTAAACACCCCTTTCATCTCCCACTAGGTAAACTCTTAAGTGTTTCATACTTTTGTATACAATATTCTTATTCAATGTCCATTTGAATAAAATATTGTGTGTAACCCTGTTGGTTTATTTCCTTTACTGCTCTTTTTTTCAATTCCCTCTTTCCTATCCTCATCTTTttatcctcctctcctcctcctcctgttctcCTGCCCTCCTAAACTCTTGACCATTCCTGGTGTGTTGGATCCCCCTTCAGCGTTTTTGGGCAAGTATTCTCCTCCTGTGCTTTACCTCATAACCCTTGTCTTCTTACGCTCACACTACCAGCATACTTTGGATGTAACTTCACTTCTAATTGGTTTGTCATTTGTGGTGTTGCAGACTCACGAACACAGAagcatttctttttctgtttttcttcactTAGTGGCTTCTGATTAATAATGACAATTCTGTTACACAGAATCAAGCTGGCGTCTGCTCTCAGAAGCAGTGCTTCGCATGCAATGCTTGCCCACACAGCGTGTcgcagatggtgtgtgtgtatttctgtgtgcgCATGTATGTATTTAACCCCCACCTGTTCCAATGGCCCTCAGATGTGGTTTTGGCACTAACGCACTGTAGCAGGAACAACAGAGGACAGGATGTTTGCATTATTTAAAGGTGAAGCCATAAAGGAGAAAGCTGTGAGTCCAAAACATGAGTCGGTGCTTTTCTTTGTATTCTTTAGTTTTCTCTTTTTGACTCACTTTAAGTGAGTTTTACAACCTTGTTAAATAACTCCTAATGAAAAACAGGATCCCTCTTAACCCACTAAGCTTCAGCTCTGCTGTTCGTCCTTCTGTGTGCTTTGTCATCAGCTTTGTCTTGTTTGTGCTCATTGAATCAAAAACTACGGAACATGTTtgaaggtgcagtaggtaagacttataaaactataaagctttctgtcatatttgctgaaactgaccctatgttccagtagaactatatgaagcaggtaatttaaaaacaaatccggctcctctggcaccaccacctgtagtgtgatttgcaaaaatccaccgctccctgttcagatgcaccaatcagggccaggggggtgtctaactacatgccaatcactgctcatgcacatgctttcattctcccttgtggggggaggggcttaggagactgttttgggctttagcggaaagggggggagggattgagaagttgtcgatgttcaaattttttggctaagtcctggatcttcacaatcctaactacagcacctttaagctcTGTGGTTTAACTGAAACTGAAGTTCCGATTTGTGTCTTCTTTATACTTTTTCAGTGGGTGAATTTAAATGTCAATTAAAAACACTTAAGTGGACTTGAATACATATCATGTCCAAATTCCCACTATGATGCTGGTTCTTGTCTTGCATTTTGCTGTGTGTGAGACTGATTCATACTGAAATCCATTCACATTTTGGATGGATTGTAGCTGCATGTCTTAGATTTTGCACTGATTCCGTAATTCACAAAGAGCAGGAATGTCATCATCAGTGTGAAAAGGCGTGTGAGAGTGCAGAAAATATAAGCAGTCGTCACTCCCCAAATCTCCCTGCTATCTATCATTATTAGATACTTTGTTGGATTAGCAAGTGGTGACCGAATATCACAGAACAAACACATGGCTGCAATTATTTCCCAATCATGACCACCATAGAGGGCAAGGAGTAGCGCATGTCGTCATGAGAAATTTTGCTGTACAGTATAATCAACTGTCAACACGACATGCCTTGGAGAATGTCAAAGGAACCTTAAGGTTATGAGCTGTGGTTAATATTCCTCCTATTTGCAGTAGGGTAATGCAAATACATCACTGAAGTGCAGTAACTCCACAGCTTTACTGTGTCACCAAAAGAATGCTAATACTAATGCTAAAAACTAAATCACAACTTTAAAAATCGTCTGACCACATTTCAAGCCTCTCTTTGTGTTCTCCATCAGCAATGTCTCCATTTACATCCAAAGGCCTAAAACCTTTTGTTTGGAATGCAATATTTCTATTCAGGACTTGCTCTGTGAATAAAATATTGTCACCTTTGACCCCTGTGGTTTTGCCCTGTCTTCTTTTCCccc encodes:
- the LOC144537651 gene encoding voltage-dependent calcium channel subunit alpha-2/delta-1-like isoform X2, which translates into the protein MDYSVCLLLLLSTISSVSTGQFPTAQMIKEWVDQMQKELITLTDTSSGMDNLIQIYHKHRPHFSVESNNARKLVATAAGNIEKLLANRSRALKRLATEAEKFQMEHEWRDNSEIDKMVYYNAKDDLNQTEDGKGRKNRYLPDDFEIDPDFKRLVSYNTTAVHIPTDIYEGSTIILNELNWTEALEDTFRKNKEEDPSILWQVFGSATGLARYYPASPWIDSSNSANKIDLYDVRRRPWYIQGAASPKDMLILVDASGSVSGLTLKLIRTSVNKMLETLSDDDYVNVVYFNEKAMYASCFENLVQANVRNKRMLKDAVQSITAKGITNYRGGFELAFEQLAQMNVSRANCNKIIMLFTDGGEERAEEIFEKYNPKQAVRIFTFSVGQHNYDKGPIQWMACANKGYYYEIPSIGAIRINTQEYLDVLGRPMVKADRRAKQVQWTNVYLDALELGLVITGTLPVFNKTNTGSKKSQNQLILGVMAIDVSLDDIKRLTPRFTFGPNGYYFAIDPNGYVLLHPNLQPLTAKFHEPVTLDFLDAELENDIKVEMRKKMIDGLTGNYTISTLVKSQDERYIDLGQRMYTFAPVKGTDYSLALVLPDYSMHYIRANIADTITQAKSFLGKYSPPVLYLITLVFLRSHYQHTLDVTSLLIGLSFVVLQTHEHRSISFSVFLHLVASD